A region of Triplophysa rosa linkage group LG16, Trosa_1v2, whole genome shotgun sequence DNA encodes the following proteins:
- the LOC130567328 gene encoding uncharacterized protein LOC130567328: MSSGKLHFISWNSNGLKKKIEEVKSEIMKKNYDVVFLQETRASDEKIFKKLEGYQLFYTTQSPNIKGVAILIKNSIFEESSYPTDLWLDADGCYIVVKCTLKGQLFTLVSVYNCQSNIEPLMKLRSVLEKHAEGILLLGGDFNVPLNPYLDRTSTKRNKHHSLLRPVVKEFMTSFHLVDVWRRRYPTENKYSYKQKNVESRLDYIFVPEESMQYIEMCEISPYKSCSDHYPIVFDINVFKTERQKLGLFMIIFKENKMDVLSVQQSVVDKWLSCKGKYWPRTDLTLNPLTPLTITASEVERAIQSLVLKDVERPDGIPLSFYKSNLHVLIPYLCALYDKVLEQPTNTITAFNEVSETHTFNIDYLILATIMARWLYEHLQYHSTDYTVGDKKTTVLFTYKNSLISVKWSVLNDVLGKITMPALQNEGGVTRRTEPALMEKCKIAALHKILKYNRSKNEILLRWGCPLTPVLVTLYLKHVANEMVQEVNDRKPSIHISKENVIVRLSVKSEPSLNNLTEKYTDVDCTILDFSDAVLSGLNRISLMES, translated from the coding sequence ATGAGTTCTGGAAAGCTCCATTTCATATCATGGAATTCAAATGGGCTCAAAAAAAAGATAGAGGAAGTGAAGAGTGAAATCATGAAAAAAAATTACGATGTTGTTTTCCTTCAAGAGACACGCGCAAGTgatgagaaaatatttaaaaaactggaAGGTTATCAATTATTCTACACCACACAATCACCAAACATTAAAGGAGTtgctatattaataaaaaacagcatatttGAAGAAAGCAGCTACCCAACAGACCTCTGGCTGGATGCTGATGGCTGCtacattgtggttaaatgtACCCTGAAAGGACAACTCTTCACTCTTGTGAGTGTATACAATTGTCAATCTAATATTGAACCCTTAATGAAACTCAGAAGTGTACTTGAGAAGCATGCAGAGGGCATCCTGCTGTTAGGAGGAGATTTTAATGTTCCACTGAATCCGTATCTGGACAGAACATCTACAAAGAGAAATAAACACCACTCACTTTTGAGACCAGTCGTCAAGGAATTCATGACATCTTTTCATCTTGTTGATGTGTGGAGAAGACGTTAcccaacagaaaataaatattcttaCAAGCAAAAGAATGTTGAATCAAGATTGGACTATATCTTTGTACCAGAGGAGTCAATGCAATATATTGAAATGTGTGAAATTTCTCCATACAAAAGCTGCTCTGACCATTATCCAATTGTGTTTGATATTAATGTGTTCaaaacagaaagacagaaacTAGGATTATTTATGATTATCTTTAAAGAGAACAAAATGGATGTCTTAAGCGTTCAGCAGTCAGTTGTGGATAAATGGTTGAGCTGTAAAGGTAAATACTGGCCACGTACTGATTTGACTTTAAATCCCCTGACACCTCTGACGATCACTGCCAGTGAGGTTGAGCGGGCAATTCAATCTTTGGTATTGAAAGATGTTGAACGTCCAGATGGTATACCACTCTCCTTCTATAAGAGTAACTTACATGTTCTCATTCCATATTTGTGTGCTCTTTATGATAAAGTACTTGAACAACCAACAAACACCATAACAGCTTTTAATGAGGTCTCTGAGACACATACATTTAACATTGACTATCTGATTTTGGCTACCATCATGGCCAGGTGGCTTTATGAGCACTTGCAGTACCATTCAACAGACTACACCGTTGGAGATAAAAAAACAACCGTGTTGTTCACCTACAAAAATTCACTGATTAGTGTCAAGTGGTCTGTCTTAAATGATGTACTGGGTAAAATAACAATGCCAGCTTTACAGAATGAAGGAGGTGTTACACGCAGGACAGAGCCAGCCTTAATGGAAAAATGTAAGATTGCTGCTCTTCACAAGATCCTGAAATATAACAGgagtaaaaatgaaatattactCCGGTGGGGTTGTCCTCTGACTCCGGTGCTGGTGACACTGTATCTGAAACATGTTGCTAATGAAATGGTTCAAGAGGTCAATGACCGAAAACCATCCATTCATATTTCTAAAGAGAATGTCATTGTTAGATTATCTGTTAAATCTGAACCATCACTAAATAATTTGACAGAGAAATACACTGATGTTGACTGTACGATTCTGGACTTTTCTGATGCTGTGCTTTCTGGGTTGAATCGAATCTCTTTGATGGAATCCTAA